GAATTTTTATCAGCTGATATCGGTGTGACTGGTTGTAACTTTGCGATAGCGGAATCAGGTTCGATAAGTCTTGTGACAAATGAAGGTAATGCAAGACTAGTCTCAGCCCTTCCTAAGACACAAATTACTGTTATGGGAATGGAGCGGATTGTACCAACTTTTGCTGAATTTGAAGTTTTAGTGAGCTTGTTAACCAGAAGTGCTGTAGGGCAGAAATTGACAAGTTATGTAACCGCATTAACAGGTCCGAAGCAAGCTGGAGATGTAGACGGACCTGAAGATTTTCACGTTGTCATTGTGGATAATGGTCGCTCAAAAATATTAGGAACAGAATTCCAATCTATTTTACAATGCATCCGTTGTGCTGCATGTGTGAATGTTTGTCCGGTTTACCGTCATGTCGGAGGGCATTCCTATGGTTCAATTTATTCAGGACCAATTGGAGCGGTTCTTTCACCGCTACTCGGTGGCTACGAAGAGTATAAGGAGCTTCCATATGCATCTACACTTTGCGGAGCCTGTACAGAAGTTTGTCCAGTCAAGATTCCATTGCACGAATTACTCCACAAACATCGTCAGGTTATTGTTGAAAGAGAAGGGAAAGCACCGATTTCTGAAAAATTTGCGATGAAGGCTTTTGGACTAGGTTCTGCGTCAACTCCTCTTTACAATTTAGGTTCAAGACTAGCACCTACTGCAATGAGCCCTTTTGCAGTGAATGCAAAAATTTCGAAAGGTCCTGGTCCACTAAAGGCGTGGACTGAGATTCGGGATTTTCCGGCTCCTGAAAATAAGAGATTCCGTGACTGGTTTAAGAACCGTGATAAGGAGGGGGGCGAGCAATGACAGGAGGATCAATTCAAAATCAAGAAACTTTTTTAAATAAGATTGCCTCACAGCTTGGACGAGAGCAAAGAACGGAAGGTGTAACGCTACCAGAATGGAAGCATCAACCGCAATGGGATGTTTTACAAGGTTTGTCACAAGATCAGCTTGTTGATGTTTTAAAGGAGCAGTGCCGGCGGATCCAAACTCAATTTGTTGAAACAACGTCAGTAGATTTAGTAACCGTTTTAAAAAACGTTGTTAAAGAATTTGGAGGAGGTCCTATTATAACGTGGAATGACGATCGGTTTACTGAATTTGGGCTGACTCATTTACTACATGAGGAGTGGCCAAGTGAAGATGTCGATGTTAGTTTATGGAATCCATCGCTTGGAAAGAAAAATATCGAGTTAGCAGAACAAGCAAACGTGGGGATTACCTTCAGTGATAAAACACTTGCAGAATCAGGAACCGTTGTCCTATTTAGCGACACTGGGAAGGGTCGTTCCGTAAGCCTGTTACCGGCTACGTACATTGCAATCATACCGAAGAGTACGATTGTGCCAAGAATAACTCAAGTTTCCCAAGAAATTCATGAGAACATTAACAAGGGGGAAGAAATTGCTTCTTGCGTAAATTTCATAACAGGACCAAGTAACTCAGCTGATATTGAAATGAACTTAGTAGTGGGCGTTCATGGGCCAATTAAAGCAACGTATATTTTAGTTAACGATAAATAACGGCGAGATTGGTTATGAAAATTTATATGGTAGCTTTTGAGGTTTTACATTTCATAATAAAACAAAAATAGTAACAACAATAAGCGACCTTGTTATTTGTATTAGCATCTCAATGTCGCTTATTTACTTCTTTTATTACTTGAAAAATAATTATGAATTTTCTTAGTTAGAATGAAAGAAAAGGATTGTAACTTATTATTTTTAATGGTAGAATACTATTTAATCAAATGGTATGACATATTTATTTATTAGTATAACACATTTGTTCTGTTAAACAATTAAAAGAGTGAATAGGAGGTCGGATGTGAATAAAAAGGAAATAGTTTATGTAGTATCTGATTCTGTTGGCGAAACAGCTGAGCTGATGGTAAAAGCAGTTGCATCTCAATTTAATAGTGTAGAAGTTGAAATCAAGCATATTTCTTATGTTGAAGATATGAAAGATCTTGATAATATCATTATTGCCGCCAAATATAATCACTCCATTATTGCCTATACAATTGTCATTCCATCTTTGAAGCAGTATCTTGATGAGCGAGCAAGGGAAGCAGGAATTCGTGCTATTGATTTAATGAATCCGCTAATGGATGCATTTATAAAAAATTTAAATACAGACCCAGTACATCAACCAAGACTAATGAGGAAATTAGATGAAAACTATTTTCGTAGAGTAGAAGCAGTTGAGTTCGCAGTTAGATATGATGATGGTCAGGATGTTAGAGGAATTAGGCATGCAGATATTGTCTTAATTGGCGTTTCTAGAACATCAAAGACACCGCTTTCAATGTATTTGGCCCATAAGCGGTTTAAGGTGGCAAATGTACCTTTAGTTCCAGAAGTAGCACCTCCTGATGAACTTTTTGATATTCCCAAGAACAAATGTGTTGGGTTAATCATAACACCAGATAAACTGAATGAAATTCGCATGGAGCGATTAAAAAATATAGGATTAACAACCCAAGCGAATTATGCGAATTATGACCGGATTCTTACAGAATTAGAATATGCAGAAAAAATTATGAAAAAAATCGGTTGTCCCGTTATTAATGTTTCAAACAAAGCAATCGAAGAGACGGCTGATTTGATATTAGAGATGTTAAAAAAGAAAGGGGCTGTATTTCATGGGTAAGTTTGTGTATATGTTTGATGAAGGGGATAGTGGAAAAAGGGAACTACTAGGAGGAAAGGGAGCAAATCTAGCTGAAATGACAAAGATTGGTTTACCTGTTCCTTATGGGTTTACCATTACAACAGAGACCTGCAATACTTACTATGAAGCTGGAAAATCAATTTCATCAGAGATTGATTTTCAAATTTTACAAGCGCTTACAACCCTTGAAGGAAAAACCGGTAAAAAGTTCGGAGATCCAGCAAATCCGTTGCTAGTTTCTGTAAGATCTGGAGCCGTTCATTCGATGCCGGGAATGATGGATACGATTTTAAATCTTGGAATAAATGACGAAACGGTCGTGGGACTGGCAAATCTGACGAATAACCCGCGCTTTGCGTATGATTCTTACCGTCGATTTATCCAAATGTTTAGTGATGTTGTCCTAAAAGTTGATAGCTTTTATTTTGAACAATTCTTGGATGAAGTTAGGGAAGAAAAAGGATATCACTCAGATCCTGAAATGTCTGCAGAAGATTGGAAAGAGGTCATTACAGGATACAAGAGAATTGTTGCTAAGCATTCGAAAAGGGCCTTTCCTGAGAATCCAAAAGAGCAGTTATTCCTTTCCATTCGTGCTGTTTTTGATTCTTGGAATAATCAACGTGCTATTGTATATCGCCGTCTTCAGAATATTCCCGGTCATCTTGGAACTGCAGTGAACATTCAAAGTATGGTTTTCGGAAATATGGGCAGCAATTCTGGCACTGGAGTAGCTTTTACACGTAATCCATCTACAGGGGAA
This genomic stretch from Metabacillus sp. B2-18 harbors:
- a CDS encoding LutB/LldF family L-lactate oxidation iron-sulfur protein → MAMKIGTGEFKERVENGINNTFMRGAVSGAQERLSTRRIEAAKELGNWEEWRALGEEIRQHTLDNLDYYLKQFSEKVAERGGHVFFAETPDEANQYIKDVIKKKNGKKIVKSKSMVTEEINMNQCLEEEGCEVIETDLGEYILQVDDHDPPSHIVTPALHKNKEQIRDVFKEKLAYTKTEKPEELALHAREMLRKEFLSADIGVTGCNFAIAESGSISLVTNEGNARLVSALPKTQITVMGMERIVPTFAEFEVLVSLLTRSAVGQKLTSYVTALTGPKQAGDVDGPEDFHVVIVDNGRSKILGTEFQSILQCIRCAACVNVCPVYRHVGGHSYGSIYSGPIGAVLSPLLGGYEEYKELPYASTLCGACTEVCPVKIPLHELLHKHRQVIVEREGKAPISEKFAMKAFGLGSASTPLYNLGSRLAPTAMSPFAVNAKISKGPGPLKAWTEIRDFPAPENKRFRDWFKNRDKEGGEQ
- a CDS encoding LutC/YkgG family protein; translation: MTGGSIQNQETFLNKIASQLGREQRTEGVTLPEWKHQPQWDVLQGLSQDQLVDVLKEQCRRIQTQFVETTSVDLVTVLKNVVKEFGGGPIITWNDDRFTEFGLTHLLHEEWPSEDVDVSLWNPSLGKKNIELAEQANVGITFSDKTLAESGTVVLFSDTGKGRSVSLLPATYIAIIPKSTIVPRITQVSQEIHENINKGEEIASCVNFITGPSNSADIEMNLVVGVHGPIKATYILVNDK
- a CDS encoding pyruvate, water dikinase regulatory protein; the protein is MNKKEIVYVVSDSVGETAELMVKAVASQFNSVEVEIKHISYVEDMKDLDNIIIAAKYNHSIIAYTIVIPSLKQYLDERAREAGIRAIDLMNPLMDAFIKNLNTDPVHQPRLMRKLDENYFRRVEAVEFAVRYDDGQDVRGIRHADIVLIGVSRTSKTPLSMYLAHKRFKVANVPLVPEVAPPDELFDIPKNKCVGLIITPDKLNEIRMERLKNIGLTTQANYANYDRILTELEYAEKIMKKIGCPVINVSNKAIEETADLILEMLKKKGAVFHG